In Vicugna pacos chromosome 10, VicPac4, whole genome shotgun sequence, the following proteins share a genomic window:
- the LOC102531693 gene encoding olfactory receptor 51I2-like: MKTESNESLDLLSVFLTGIPGLEAQHGWLSIPFFTMYIVAIVGNSLIMAAVQADPALHEPMYLFLSMLAVTEVGVSVSTLPTVMGILWFDTCQIDFDGCLAQMFFIHTFSCMESGVLLAMSYDRFVAIYNPLRYTAILTLPRIISMGLGITVKSVTLMAPLPILLRQLPYCHTNILSHSYCLHSDLIQLPCADTKLNSILGLAIVLATFGLDSLLIVISYMLILYTVLGIASGEGRWKALNTCVSHICAVLVYYVPMIGVSVMHRAAKHASPLVHTLMSSIYLFVPPVLNPIIYSVKTKPIRQGIVTLFSCKRELL, translated from the coding sequence ATGAAAACTGAGAGCAATGAAAGTCTTGACCTCTTATCTGTCTTCCTGACTGGCATTCCAGGATTGGAAGCCCAACACGGCTGGCTTTCCATCCCCTTCTTCACCATGTACATTGTGGCCATTGTGGGCAACAGCCTAATCATGGCAGCAGTGCAGGCAGACCCTGCCTTACATGAGCCCATGTACTTGTTCCTCTCCATGTTGGCTGTCACTGAGGTGGGTGTCTCTGTGTCTACACTGCCCACTGTCATGGGCATTCTTTGGTTTGATACCTGCCAGATTGACTTTGATGGCTGCCTGGCCCAGATGTTCTTCATTCACACCTTCTCTTGCATGGAGTCAGGGGTCCTACTGGCCATGAGCTACGATCGCTTTGTAGCCATCTACAACCCACTGCGATATACAGCTATCCTGACCCTGCCCCGTATCATCTCCATGGGTCTGGGCATCACTGTGAAGAGTGTGACTCTCATGGCTCCCCTTCCAATCCTTTTGAGGCAACTGCCCTATTGCCACACTAACATCCTCTCCCACTCTTACTGCCTCCACTCAGACCTGATCCAGCTGCCTTGTGCTGATACTAAGCTCAATAGCATCCTGGGTTTGGCCATTGTCTTGGCCACTTTTGGGCTGGACTCACTGCTCATTGTGATTTCTTATATGCTGATTCTTTACACAGTGCTGGGCATTGCTTCTGGGGAGGGACGATGGAAGGCCCTCAATACGTGTGTGTCACACATCTGTGCGGTGCTTGTGTACTATGTGCCTATGATTGGTGTGTCTGTGATGCATCGTGCCGCCAAGCATGCCTCACCCCTGGTCCACACACTCATGTCTAGCATCTACCTCTTTGTGCCCCCTGTACTCAACCCCATCATCTACAGTGTCAAGACCAAGCCAATCCGACAGGGAATTGTCACCTTGTTTTCCTGTAAGAGAGAACTACTCTGA
- the LOC102531205 gene encoding olfactory receptor 51J1, which yields MKNSNSSLEFLPTKFILVGIPGLEAEHIWLSIPFCLMYIIIFLGNGTILHVIRTDAALHQPMYLFLAMLALAELGVSASTLPTVLGVFLSGTTEISFDACLFQMFSIHSFSIMESAVLLAMSVDRFVAIYSPLRYTAILTLPRIFGTGAIIGLKSIMLMAPLPMLLRHLPFCGHNALSHSYCLHPNLVHLPCGDTSINNIYGLFIVTSTFGLDSLLIVVSYGLILHTVLSIATGEGRKKALNTCGSHVCAVLAYYVPMISLSMVHRFGCHVSPLLHSMMANAYLFLPPVVNPIVYSIKTKEVHHGIARMLSEKRARV from the coding sequence ATGAAAAACTCAAATAGTTCTTTGGAGTTCTTACCTACAAAGTTCATTCTGGTTGGAATCCCAGGGCTGGAGGCAGAGCACATCTGGTTATCCATCCCCTTCTGCCTGATGTACATTATCATCTTCCTGGGGAATGGCACCATTCTTCATGTCATCAGAACAGACGCCGCTCTACACCAGCCCATGTACCTTTTTCTTGCCATGTTGGCCCTGGCTGAGCTTGGTGTCTCTGCATCCACCCTGCCTACAGTGCTAGGCGTCTTCCTTTCTGGCACGACTGAGATTAGTTTTGATGCATGCCTTTTCCAGATGTTCTCCATCCATTCTTTCTCCATTATGGAGTCAGCTGTGTTGCTGGCCATGTCTGTCGACCGATTTGTAGCTATCTACAGCCCACTGCGCTATACAGCCATCCTAACTCTGCCCCGCATCTTTGGCACTGGAGCTATCATTGGGCTGAAAAGCATTATGCTCATGGCCCCATTGCCCATGCTTTTACGGCACCTGCCCTTCTGTGGCCATAATGCCCTCTCCCATTCCTATTGTCTCCACCCCAACCTTGTCCATCTACCTTGTGGGGACACATCTATCAACAATATCTATGGACTCTTCATTGTCACCTCCACTTTTGGGCTAGATTCGCTGCTCATTGTGGTCTCTTATGGGCTTATACTCCACACTGTACTGAGTATCGCCACTGGGGAAGGACGGAAGAAGGCACTCAACACGTGTGGCTCACATGTCTGTGCTGTACTTGCTTACTATGTGCCTATGATTAGCTTGTCTATGGTGCACCGCTTTGGATGTCATGTGTCCCCTTTGCTGCATTCAATGATGGCCAATGCTTACCTCTTCCTCCCACCTGTTGTCAACCCAATTGTCTACAGCATTAAGACCAAGGAAGTCCATCATGGCATTGCCCGAATGCTATCAGAGAAGAGAGCCAGAGTTTAG
- the LOC102531448 gene encoding olfactory receptor 51Q1-like — protein MSEVTNTTQDPFYFILTGIPGFEASHIWISIPFCCLYIISIMGNTTILAVIGTEPSLHQPMYLFLSMLALTDLGLTLTTLPTVMQLLWFDIRQINFEGCFAQFFFLHGFSFMESSVLLAMSFDRCVAICRPLHYATILTSEVIGRIGVAILCRCVLAVLPSLLLLKRLPFCRSHLLSHSYCLHQDMIRLVCADIRVNSWYGFALVLLIIVMDPLLIVLSYTLILKSILVSATWTARLRALNNCLSHILAVLLLYVPMVGVSMTHRFAKHASPLVHVITANIYVLAPPVMNPIIYSVKTKQIRQGMSRLFSQRNKHLS, from the coding sequence ATGTCCGAGGTGACTAACACCACCCAAGACCCCTTCTACTTCATCCTCACGGGCATCCCTGGATTTGAGGCCTCCCACATCTGGATCTCCATCCCCTTCTGCTGCCTCTACATCATCTCCATCATGGGCAACACCACCATTCTCGCTGTCATCGGCACAGAGCCCTCCCTCCACCAGCCCATGTACCTGTTTCTCTCCATGCTGGCCCTGACTGACCTGGGTCTCACCCTCACCACCCTGCCCACAGTCATGCAGCTCCTCTGGTTTGACATCCGTCAGATCAATTTTGAGGGCTGTTTTGCCCAGTTCTTCTTCCTCCATGGATTCTCTTTCATGGAGTCTTCTGTGCTGCTGGCCATGTCCTTTGACCGCTGTGTGGCCATCTGCCGCCCCCTCCACTATGCCACCATCCTCACCAGTGAAGTCATTGGCAGGATTGGGGTTGCCATCCTCTGTCGCTGTGTTCTGGccgttctcccctcccttctcctgctcAAGCGCCTGCCCTTCTGCCGCTCCCACCTCCTGTCTCACTCCTACTGCCTCCACCAGGATATGATTCGTCTGGTCTGTGCTGACATCCGAGTCAACAGCTGGTATGGGTTTGCTCTGGTTTTGCTCATTATTGTGATGGACCCTCTGCTCATTGTGCTCTCCTACACACTCATCCTGAAAAGTATCTTGGTCTCAGCCACCTGGACTGCCAGACTCAGGGCCCTCAACAACTGTCTGTCCCATATTCTGGCTGTTCTGTTGCTCTACGTGCCCATGGTTGGGGTGTCAATGACCCACCGCTTTGCCAAGCATGCTTCTCCACTGGTTCATGTTATCACGGCCAATATCTACGTGTTGGCGCCTCCTGTGATGAACCCCATCATTTACAGTGTAAAGACCAAGCAGATCCGCCAGGGAATGAGCCGCCTCTTTTCCCAAAGAAACAAGCATTTAAGTTAA